The DNA sequence ATACCGCATCCTAGACGTTTCATATGATGCTCCTCTCCCTTTTTGTTTATATCTCTTTCTATATAGCTCTTAACGATTCCTGCTATAAACTACGCATACGACAATCTTAGAAGAACTTCGCCGTTTTCTCCTAAAAAATAAGCGATAAACTAGAGGGCACTGAAAAAGTTAACAAAAAGATGAACCATCCAGTTAAAAACCAGATGGCTCACCTTTATCTAAGTTCATCCTAGTGATGCACTTCTTGACTTTCTGAAATTTCACTTAGGGCATACCCTGCTTCATCTATAGTTCCACGGTGTACGGCTAAGTCTTTTAAAGCTACAATCCCGACAAGCTTGTTATTTTCAACTATTGGTAGACGACGAATTTGCTTGTCCGCCATTAAATTTGCAGCATCATCAATTGACATATCTGGGGTTGCTGTAATTAGGTTATCGGTCATAATATCTGTTACTTGAGTAGAGTTTGGTCGTTTTTCTGCCACTCCCCGAATTACGATATCACGGTCAGTTATCATACCAAGTAAACGCTCTTCTTCACAAATTGGAATCGCACCTACATTCAAATCCTTCATTTTCACAGCAACTTCATATACATTATCTACTGGTGTACAAAACTCAACAGAAGTAGTCATTATATCGCGTAAATGTTCCATAATGTAAGTCCTCCTAAATAAATATCGTCGTACAAAGATAATATCCCCTTAAAGGTCTTTAACCATTCTTAAGGTCTGATAAACATTTGAGTCCAATAGTGGCGACCACTTCCACCTTGGGCATACCCGACTCCAATGTGAGTCGTATCTCTACTTAAGATATTTCGACGATGTCCTTCACTATTCATCCATGCTCGAACTACCTGTTCTGGTGTTGTTTGTCCCATAGCAATGTTTTCAGATGCACTTCGATAAGAAATACCAAAATCTCGAATCATATCA is a window from the Bacillus alkalicellulosilyticus genome containing:
- a CDS encoding CBS domain-containing protein, whose translation is MEHLRDIMTTSVEFCTPVDNVYEVAVKMKDLNVGAIPICEEERLLGMITDRDIVIRGVAEKRPNSTQVTDIMTDNLITATPDMSIDDAANLMADKQIRRLPIVENNKLVGIVALKDLAVHRGTIDEAGYALSEISESQEVHH